A stretch of the Actinotalea sp. JY-7876 genome encodes the following:
- a CDS encoding beta-ketoacyl-ACP synthase III, giving the protein MTRPTLTQAVGPAHTRILGLGAVRGENVVTNDDVAGPIDSSDEWIRQRTGIVTRRRARTDQDVIDLAEGAARAAVANAGLTGADIDAVLLSTVTYFHQTPAGAAIVADRIGATPAAAYDISAACAGYCYGIAQADALVRAGTARNVLVIGAEKMSDFIDPADRSISFLLGDGAGAVVIGPSDTPGIGPTVWGSDGGQAQLIRQTSSWQDAHTSGEWPTLRQEGASVFKWAVWQMAPVAEKAMAAAGVGPQDIEAFVPHQANMRIIDQMIKQLKLPETVVVGRDIADTGNTSAASIPLATERLLREGQVGSGALALQIGFGAGLVYAAQVVVLP; this is encoded by the coding sequence GTGACCCGTCCCACCCTCACGCAGGCCGTCGGGCCCGCGCACACCCGCATCCTCGGCCTCGGGGCGGTCCGCGGCGAGAACGTCGTGACGAACGACGACGTCGCAGGACCCATCGACTCCTCCGACGAGTGGATCCGCCAGCGGACGGGCATCGTGACCCGCCGACGGGCGCGCACGGACCAGGACGTCATCGACCTCGCCGAGGGCGCGGCGCGCGCGGCCGTGGCGAACGCCGGGCTCACGGGCGCCGACATCGACGCCGTCCTGCTCTCGACCGTGACGTACTTCCACCAGACGCCGGCCGGCGCGGCCATCGTCGCCGACCGGATCGGCGCGACGCCCGCGGCCGCGTACGACATCTCCGCCGCGTGCGCCGGGTACTGCTACGGCATCGCGCAGGCCGACGCGCTGGTCCGCGCGGGCACCGCACGCAACGTGCTGGTGATCGGCGCGGAGAAGATGAGCGACTTCATCGACCCGGCCGACCGCTCGATCTCGTTCCTGCTCGGCGACGGGGCGGGCGCGGTCGTCATCGGCCCCTCGGACACGCCGGGCATCGGTCCGACGGTGTGGGGCTCGGACGGCGGGCAGGCGCAGCTCATCCGCCAGACCTCGTCGTGGCAGGACGCCCACACGAGCGGCGAGTGGCCGACCCTGCGCCAGGAGGGCGCGAGCGTCTTCAAGTGGGCGGTGTGGCAGATGGCCCCGGTCGCCGAGAAGGCGATGGCCGCGGCCGGCGTCGGACCGCAGGACATCGAGGCGTTCGTCCCCCACCAGGCCAACATGCGGATCATCGACCAGATGATCAAGCAGCTCAAGCTCCCCGAGACCGTCGTGGTCGGTCGCGACATCGCCGACACCGGCAACACGTCCGCGGCGTCCATCCCGCTCGCCACGGAGCGCCTGCTGCGCGAGGGCCAGGTCGGCAGCGGGGCGCTCGCGCTGCAGATCGGCTTCGGCGCCGGCCTCGTCTACGCCGCCCAGGTCGTCGTGCTCCCCTGA
- a CDS encoding YtxH domain-containing protein — MRIKAALLIGGAVGYVLGTRAGRERFEKLRSSAQTVWENPRVQGTVSDATAFVKEKAPDLTEKVGGAVKSATDAVKSRTGSGSEEVGSSYETSTEDLSGTSTTGTPTNGSGTTGGTDRF; from the coding sequence ATGCGGATCAAGGCAGCCCTGCTCATCGGCGGTGCCGTGGGCTACGTGCTCGGCACCCGCGCCGGCCGCGAGCGCTTCGAGAAGCTGCGGTCGTCCGCGCAGACCGTGTGGGAGAACCCGCGCGTCCAGGGCACCGTCTCCGACGCGACGGCGTTCGTCAAGGAGAAGGCGCCCGACCTCACCGAGAAGGTCGGCGGCGCGGTGAAGTCGGCGACGGACGCGGTCAAGAGCCGCACCGGCTCGGGGTCCGAGGAGGTCGGCAGCTCCTACGAGACGAGCACCGAGGACCTCTCCGGCACCTCCACGACCGGCACGCCCACGAACGGCAGCGGGACCACGGGCGGCACGGACCGCTTCTGA
- the aceE gene encoding pyruvate dehydrogenase (acetyl-transferring), homodimeric type yields MAPTRESQRCGREVRLQVAARDNAGPLINGLLSQVPDIDPDETGEWVESFDGLVDERGGPRARYVLLNLLKRARERNVAVPTSITTPYVNTIGVHEEPYFPGDEVVERRYRSYLRWNAAVMVTRAQRPEVSVGGHISSYASVATLYEVGLNHFFRGKDHPGGGDQVYFQGHAAPGVYARAFLEGRLTGEQLDAFRQEVSVPGGGLSSYPHPRLMPDFWEFPTVSMGLGPASAIYQAWVNKYTHNRGIKDTSQQNVWAFLGDGEMDEPESRGMLQLAAQQNLDNLTFVVNCNLQRLDGPVRGNGKIIQELEAFFRGAGWNVIKVIWGREWDALLNADKDRALVNLMNVTPDGDYQTYRAESGAFIREHFFGRDPRTKALVQNMTDDEIWALKRGGHDYRKIYAAYAAATAHTGQPTVILAHTIKGYGLGTNFAGRNSTHQMKKLKVDDLKTLRDSLRIPVTDEQIEDPYNAPYYHPGQDSPEIQYMLERRRQLGGFVPERRSSFAPVALPPEKTYDVLAKGSGHQHVATTMAFVRLLKDLMKDKEFGKRIVPIIPDEARTFGLDSIFPTAKIFNTLGQNYLAVDRELMLSYKESESGQILHTGINEAGSAAAFQSVGTSYATQGEALVPFYIFYSMFGFQRTGDQFWAAGDQMTRGFIIGATAGRTTLTGEGLQHADGHSPILAATNTAVVHYDPAYGYEIRHIVRDGLQRMYGEGDPRDPNVMYYLTVYNEPMIQPAEPEDVDVEGILRGIHRVSVAEGEGPRAQILASGVGVPWALEAQELLANDWGVRADVWSVTSWNELRRDGLAADQHNWLYPGEEPRTAYVTQKLEGAQGPFVATSDYDHMVPDQIRQWVPGEYATLGADGFGFSDTRAAARRYFKIDGPSTVVKVLQLLARRGEVAADAPAQAIERYRIHDVRAGASGVAGGDS; encoded by the coding sequence ATGGCGCCCACCCGGGAGTCGCAACGGTGCGGACGAGAGGTGAGGTTGCAGGTGGCTGCACGAGACAACGCGGGCCCGCTCATCAACGGGCTCCTCAGCCAGGTGCCGGACATCGACCCGGACGAGACCGGTGAGTGGGTCGAGTCGTTCGACGGGCTCGTCGACGAGCGCGGTGGGCCCCGGGCCCGGTACGTGCTCCTCAACCTGCTGAAGCGCGCCCGCGAGCGGAACGTGGCGGTGCCGACGTCGATCACGACGCCGTACGTCAACACGATCGGTGTGCACGAGGAGCCGTACTTCCCGGGCGACGAGGTGGTCGAGCGGCGCTACCGCTCCTACCTGCGGTGGAACGCGGCCGTCATGGTGACGCGTGCCCAGCGGCCCGAGGTCAGCGTCGGCGGCCACATCTCGTCCTACGCCTCGGTCGCGACCCTCTACGAGGTCGGGCTCAACCACTTCTTCCGCGGCAAGGACCACCCCGGCGGCGGCGACCAGGTCTACTTCCAGGGGCACGCGGCCCCGGGCGTCTACGCCCGCGCGTTCCTCGAGGGCCGCCTCACGGGCGAGCAGCTGGACGCCTTCCGCCAGGAGGTCTCGGTGCCCGGCGGCGGCCTGTCCTCCTACCCGCACCCCCGGCTCATGCCGGACTTCTGGGAGTTCCCGACCGTCTCGATGGGCCTGGGCCCGGCGTCGGCGATCTACCAGGCGTGGGTCAACAAGTACACGCACAACCGCGGCATCAAGGACACGAGCCAGCAGAACGTCTGGGCCTTCCTCGGCGACGGCGAGATGGACGAGCCCGAGAGCCGCGGCATGCTCCAGCTCGCGGCGCAGCAGAACCTCGACAACCTCACGTTCGTCGTCAACTGCAACCTGCAGCGGCTCGACGGCCCGGTGCGCGGCAACGGCAAGATCATCCAGGAGCTCGAGGCGTTCTTCCGCGGCGCCGGCTGGAACGTCATCAAGGTGATCTGGGGCCGCGAGTGGGACGCGCTGCTCAACGCGGACAAGGACCGCGCGCTGGTCAACCTGATGAACGTCACGCCCGACGGCGACTACCAGACGTACCGGGCCGAGAGCGGCGCGTTCATCCGCGAGCACTTCTTCGGGCGCGACCCGCGCACCAAGGCGCTCGTGCAGAACATGACCGACGACGAGATCTGGGCGCTCAAGCGCGGCGGTCACGACTACCGCAAGATCTACGCCGCGTACGCGGCGGCGACGGCCCACACGGGCCAGCCGACGGTGATCCTGGCGCACACCATCAAGGGCTACGGCCTGGGCACCAACTTCGCCGGGCGCAACTCGACGCACCAGATGAAGAAGCTCAAGGTCGACGACCTCAAGACGCTGCGCGACTCCCTGCGGATCCCCGTCACGGACGAGCAGATCGAGGACCCGTACAACGCGCCGTACTACCACCCGGGCCAGGACTCGCCGGAGATCCAGTACATGCTCGAGCGGCGCCGCCAGCTCGGCGGCTTCGTTCCCGAGCGGCGCAGCAGCTTCGCCCCCGTGGCGCTGCCGCCGGAGAAGACGTACGACGTCCTGGCCAAGGGCTCGGGCCACCAGCACGTGGCGACCACGATGGCCTTCGTCCGGCTCCTCAAGGACCTGATGAAGGACAAGGAGTTCGGCAAGCGAATCGTGCCGATCATCCCCGACGAGGCGCGCACCTTCGGGCTCGACTCGATCTTCCCGACCGCGAAGATCTTCAACACGCTCGGCCAGAACTACCTCGCCGTGGACCGCGAGCTGATGCTCTCCTACAAGGAGTCGGAGTCGGGCCAGATCCTGCACACCGGCATCAACGAGGCCGGCTCCGCCGCGGCGTTCCAGTCGGTCGGCACGTCCTACGCGACGCAGGGCGAGGCGCTGGTCCCGTTCTACATCTTCTACTCGATGTTCGGGTTCCAGCGGACGGGCGACCAGTTCTGGGCCGCCGGCGACCAGATGACGCGTGGCTTCATCATCGGCGCCACGGCCGGGCGCACCACCCTGACGGGTGAGGGCCTGCAGCACGCGGACGGCCACTCGCCGATCCTCGCGGCGACCAACACCGCCGTCGTGCACTACGACCCGGCCTACGGGTACGAGATCCGGCACATCGTCCGCGACGGCCTGCAGCGCATGTACGGCGAGGGCGACCCGCGCGACCCGAACGTCATGTACTACCTGACGGTCTACAACGAGCCGATGATCCAGCCGGCCGAGCCGGAGGACGTCGACGTCGAGGGCATCCTGCGCGGTATCCACCGTGTCTCGGTCGCCGAGGGCGAGGGCCCGCGGGCCCAGATCCTCGCGTCCGGCGTCGGTGTGCCGTGGGCGCTCGAGGCGCAGGAGCTCCTGGCGAACGACTGGGGCGTGCGCGCCGACGTCTGGTCCGTGACGAGCTGGAACGAGCTGCGTCGCGACGGCCTGGCGGCCGACCAGCACAACTGGCTCTACCCGGGCGAGGAGCCGCGCACGGCCTACGTGACCCAGAAGCTCGAGGGGGCGCAGGGCCCGTTCGTCGCGACGAGCGACTACGACCACATGGTCCCCGACCAGATCCGGCAGTGGGTCCCGGGCGAGTACGCGACGCTCGGCGCCGACGGCTTCGGCTTCTCGGACACGCGTGCGGCGGCCCGTCGCTACTTCAAGATCGACGGGCCCTCGACCGTGGTCAAGGTGCTCCAGCTCCTCGCCCGTCGGGGCGAGGTCGCGGCCGACGCCCCGGCGCAGGCCATCGAGCGGTACCGGATCCACGACGTCCGGGCCGGAGCCTCGGGCGTCGCGGGCGGCGACTCCTGA
- a CDS encoding carbohydrate ABC transporter permease — MTQQSLLTTGPGQVPVRRRRRFRASGGQDRPRWQTTVLLVLCSTAVFLPLYATVVMAFKTAEQSVDGQVFALPSPVSLDGFVEAWRLTNFPRGFAISVFVTVVTVVGTVVLAALAAYAIARNWDRRFFRWSFFYLLAAMFLPFPVLALSQVKLTGMVGLDNPLGVAILHVMFQLSFSVLLFTAFIRGLPEELEESARLDGASTWQVFRRIVFPMMAPMSATVAIFAFLASWNDFMMPSLITADSTMQTLPVLQSVFQTQFSSNYNVAFASYLMAMAPAIVVYLFTQRWVMAGVTQGAIK; from the coding sequence ATGACCCAGCAGAGCCTGCTGACCACCGGGCCGGGCCAGGTGCCCGTCCGACGCCGCCGCCGGTTCCGGGCCTCCGGCGGCCAGGACCGGCCGAGGTGGCAGACCACGGTGCTCCTCGTGCTGTGCTCGACGGCGGTGTTCCTGCCGCTGTACGCCACGGTCGTCATGGCGTTCAAGACGGCCGAGCAGTCGGTCGACGGCCAGGTCTTCGCGCTGCCGTCGCCCGTGTCCCTCGACGGGTTCGTGGAGGCGTGGCGGCTGACGAACTTCCCGCGCGGCTTCGCGATCTCGGTGTTCGTGACCGTCGTCACGGTGGTCGGGACCGTGGTGCTCGCGGCGCTCGCCGCCTACGCCATCGCCCGCAACTGGGACCGGCGCTTCTTCCGGTGGTCGTTCTTCTACCTGCTCGCGGCCATGTTCCTGCCGTTCCCGGTGCTCGCGCTGTCCCAGGTGAAGCTGACGGGCATGGTGGGGCTCGACAACCCGCTCGGGGTCGCGATCCTGCACGTGATGTTCCAGCTGTCGTTCAGCGTGCTGCTGTTCACCGCCTTCATCCGCGGCCTGCCGGAGGAGCTCGAGGAGAGCGCACGCCTCGACGGCGCCAGCACGTGGCAGGTCTTCCGGCGGATCGTGTTCCCGATGATGGCGCCGATGAGCGCGACCGTGGCGATCTTCGCGTTCCTCGCCTCGTGGAACGACTTCATGATGCCGTCGCTCATCACGGCCGACTCGACGATGCAGACGCTGCCGGTGCTCCAGAGCGTCTTCCAGACGCAGTTCAGCAGCAACTACAACGTCGCCTTCGCGTCCTACCTCATGGCCATGGCGCCGGCGATCGTCGTCTACCTCTTCACCCAGCGCTGGGTCATGGCGGGCGTCACGCAGGGCGCGATCAAGTAG
- a CDS encoding DUF3052 domain-containing protein produces the protein MGNRGAAGAERLGFSTGQVIQEFGYGDDVDDDLREGIEDIVGGELVDEDYDDVTDGVILWWREDDGDLTDALVDVRAALDEGGLIWVFTRKPGRSGHVGHSDIEEAATTAGLHATSTLAIAPDWSATRLGTRNRGK, from the coding sequence GTGGGCAACCGAGGGGCAGCGGGAGCCGAGCGGCTCGGCTTCTCCACCGGACAGGTCATCCAGGAGTTCGGGTACGGCGACGACGTCGACGACGACCTCCGGGAGGGCATCGAGGACATCGTCGGCGGTGAGCTGGTCGACGAGGACTACGACGACGTCACCGACGGCGTGATCCTGTGGTGGCGCGAGGACGACGGTGACCTCACCGACGCGCTCGTCGACGTCCGTGCCGCGCTCGACGAGGGTGGCCTGATCTGGGTCTTCACGCGCAAGCCCGGCCGCAGCGGCCACGTCGGCCACAGCGACATCGAGGAGGCGGCCACCACCGCAGGGCTCCACGCCACGAGCACGCTGGCGATCGCCCCCGACTGGTCCGCGACCCGCCTCGGCACCCGGAACCGGGGGAAGTGA
- a CDS encoding acyl carrier protein, whose protein sequence is MAYSEQEILTGLAEIVSEETGLPTDSVSSEKSFTDDLDIDSLSMMTIVTLAEERFSVRIPDDEVKNLTTVGDAVAYINGAQG, encoded by the coding sequence ATGGCGTACAGCGAGCAGGAGATCCTCACCGGCCTGGCCGAGATCGTCAGCGAGGAGACCGGCCTGCCGACCGACTCCGTCTCGTCCGAGAAGTCCTTCACGGACGACCTGGACATCGACTCGCTGTCCATGATGACGATCGTCACGCTCGCCGAGGAGCGCTTCTCCGTGCGCATCCCCGACGACGAGGTCAAGAACCTCACGACCGTGGGAGACGCGGTCGCCTACATCAACGGCGCGCAGGGCTGA
- a CDS encoding peroxiredoxin, translated as MSEAGGGATVAAPVPGQPAPDLELPDAHGTPVRLTGLRGGPVALVFFPFAFSGLCTGELCELRDNLEDFEAAGVRLLGISCDPMFTLRAWGEQEGFGFDLLSDFWPHGAAARAYGVFDEGQGIATRGSFLIDADGIVRWSVVNPRGQARELGAYRAALAAL; from the coding sequence GTGAGCGAGGCGGGCGGCGGCGCGACGGTCGCGGCGCCCGTGCCGGGCCAGCCGGCCCCCGACCTCGAGCTGCCCGACGCGCACGGCACGCCCGTGCGCCTCACGGGCCTGCGCGGCGGCCCGGTCGCGCTCGTCTTCTTCCCGTTCGCGTTCTCGGGCCTGTGCACCGGTGAGCTGTGCGAGCTGCGCGACAACCTCGAGGACTTCGAGGCCGCGGGCGTCCGCCTGCTGGGGATCTCGTGCGACCCGATGTTCACGCTGCGCGCGTGGGGCGAGCAGGAGGGCTTCGGCTTCGACCTCCTCTCCGACTTCTGGCCGCACGGGGCCGCCGCGCGGGCGTACGGCGTCTTCGACGAGGGCCAGGGGATCGCGACCCGCGGCAGCTTCCTGATCGACGCCGACGGGATCGTGCGCTGGTCCGTCGTCAACCCGCGCGGCCAGGCCCGCGAGCTGGGCGCGTACCGGGCGGCCCTCGCCGCCCTCTGA
- a CDS encoding DUF3145 domain-containing protein yields MAGAITRGVLFVHSAPRALCPHIEWAAGGVLSSRLAMDWTEQPAAPGMFRAEVSWQGAQGTGARLTSALRGWAHLRYEVTEEASHGADGARWSHTPDLGIFHAATDVHGNTVVPEDRIRAALEHAGDADRMRRELDLALGQAWDDELEPFRYAGAGAPVRWLHRVG; encoded by the coding sequence ATGGCTGGTGCCATCACCCGCGGTGTACTTTTCGTGCACTCGGCACCCCGTGCCCTGTGCCCCCACATCGAGTGGGCTGCCGGCGGAGTGCTGAGCAGCCGCCTCGCCATGGACTGGACCGAGCAGCCGGCCGCGCCCGGCATGTTCCGCGCCGAGGTGTCGTGGCAGGGCGCGCAGGGGACCGGCGCGCGCCTGACGTCGGCGCTGCGCGGCTGGGCGCACCTGCGCTACGAGGTCACCGAGGAGGCCAGCCACGGCGCCGACGGTGCCCGCTGGAGCCACACGCCCGACCTCGGCATCTTCCACGCGGCCACGGACGTGCACGGCAACACCGTGGTGCCCGAGGACCGGATCCGCGCCGCGCTCGAGCACGCCGGCGACGCGGACCGCATGCGCCGGGAGCTGGACCTCGCCCTGGGCCAGGCCTGGGACGACGAGCTCGAGCCCTTCCGGTACGCGGGCGCGGGTGCCCCGGTCCGCTGGCTCCACCGCGTCGGCTGA
- a CDS encoding ACP S-malonyltransferase: MLAIVCPGQGSQTPGFLSPWLDLPGAAERLGTLGEAAGTDLVTHGTTSDAQTIRDTSVAQPLIVAASLLAYRALLAGGDDGLRPDVTAGHSVGELAAAAVAGVLDDAGAAALVAVRARAMADAAALEPTGMSAVVGGDPAEVLAAVENAGLHPANVNGGGQVVAAGSLEALARLAAAPPARARVIPLQVAGAFHTPYMQPALDVFGPVAAGWAAQDPTLPFLSDADGAAYRGGAHGHGSAAAVLGRLAAQVVAPVRWDLCQQTMVAMGVTGLIELAPAGVLTGLARRSLPGVETVAVKTPADLEAARDLALRHAGPPTTEETQA; encoded by the coding sequence GTGCTCGCCATCGTGTGCCCCGGTCAGGGTTCCCAGACCCCGGGCTTCCTCAGTCCCTGGCTCGACCTCCCCGGCGCCGCGGAGCGGCTCGGGACGCTCGGCGAGGCCGCGGGGACCGACCTGGTCACCCACGGCACCACGTCGGACGCGCAGACGATCCGCGACACGTCCGTCGCGCAGCCGCTCATCGTGGCGGCGTCGCTGCTGGCCTACCGCGCGCTCCTGGCGGGCGGGGACGACGGCCTGCGCCCCGACGTCACCGCCGGCCACTCGGTGGGCGAGCTCGCCGCGGCCGCCGTCGCGGGGGTGCTGGACGACGCGGGGGCCGCGGCGCTCGTCGCGGTCCGCGCGCGGGCGATGGCCGACGCCGCCGCGCTGGAGCCGACGGGGATGAGCGCCGTCGTCGGCGGGGACCCCGCCGAGGTGCTCGCGGCCGTCGAGAACGCCGGCCTGCACCCCGCCAACGTCAACGGCGGCGGTCAGGTGGTCGCGGCCGGCTCGCTCGAGGCCCTCGCCCGGCTCGCCGCCGCACCCCCCGCCCGGGCCCGGGTCATCCCGCTCCAGGTCGCCGGCGCGTTCCACACGCCCTACATGCAGCCCGCGCTCGACGTCTTCGGACCCGTCGCGGCCGGCTGGGCCGCGCAGGACCCGACGCTGCCGTTCCTGTCCGACGCCGACGGCGCCGCGTACCGCGGCGGGGCGCACGGGCACGGCAGCGCCGCCGCGGTCCTGGGGCGGCTCGCGGCGCAGGTCGTCGCGCCCGTGCGGTGGGACCTGTGCCAGCAGACCATGGTCGCCATGGGCGTGACAGGACTCATCGAGCTGGCACCCGCCGGTGTCCTGACCGGGCTCGCGCGGCGTAGCCTGCCCGGGGTGGAGACGGTCGCCGTGAAGACGCCGGCCGACCTGGAGGCCGCGCGCGACCTCGCCCTCCGCCACGCCGGACCACCGACCACCGAGGAGACCCAGGCGTGA
- the def gene encoding peptide deformylase: MAMRDIRVVPDPVLRTPCEPITEIDARVRSLVEDLLETVDHEGRAGLAANQIGVSLRAFSWNIDDEIGYVLNPRIVELSEDEYQDGDEGCLSVPGLWYPTQRAWYARVVGQDLDGKEVVVEGTELMARCLQHEVDHLDGMLYLDRLERSVRKKAMRTLREQLA; this comes from the coding sequence ATGGCGATGAGAGACATCCGCGTCGTGCCGGACCCCGTGCTCCGGACCCCCTGCGAGCCGATCACCGAGATCGACGCGCGTGTGCGCTCGCTCGTGGAGGACCTCCTGGAGACCGTCGACCACGAGGGGCGGGCCGGCCTCGCGGCGAACCAGATCGGCGTCAGCCTGCGGGCGTTCTCGTGGAACATCGACGACGAGATCGGGTACGTCCTGAACCCGCGCATCGTCGAGCTGTCCGAGGACGAGTACCAGGACGGCGACGAGGGCTGCCTCTCGGTCCCCGGCCTCTGGTACCCGACGCAGCGCGCCTGGTACGCGCGCGTCGTCGGCCAGGACCTCGACGGCAAGGAGGTCGTCGTCGAGGGCACCGAGCTCATGGCGCGCTGCCTGCAGCACGAGGTCGACCACCTCGACGGGATGCTCTACCTCGACCGCCTCGAACGGTCCGTGCGCAAGAAGGCGATGCGCACGCTGCGCGAGCAGCTCGCCTGA
- a CDS encoding beta-ketoacyl synthase: MSTIPDVVITGLGATTPLGGDVPSTWQAALAGESGARTLENDWAATYEIPVTFAAQLKVTPDAVLSRPEMKRMDPSAQYAVVASREAWADAGSPEVEPERLGTVVSSGIGGIWTTLDAWDTLQAKGARRILPMTVPMLMPNSPAAYVELELGARAGAHALVSACASGAEAIGYGVEMIRSGRADVVVAGGTEAAIHPMPLAAFAASRTLSTRNDDPAGASRPYDTQRDGFVLGEGAGIVVLESAEHAAARGARVYARIGGVGLSSDGYHITSPEPEGRGQVAAMRAALTDAGITASDVVHVNAHATSTVVGDLIEARGVRAVLGADADRVALSATKSMTGHLLGGAGALETIFTVLALRDRLAPPTINVDQPDPDLVLDLVRDTPRALPDGQIAAVNNSFGFGGHNVALVVTTA; encoded by the coding sequence GTGAGCACCATCCCCGACGTCGTCATCACCGGTCTCGGCGCGACGACGCCGCTCGGAGGCGACGTGCCCAGCACCTGGCAGGCGGCCCTGGCCGGCGAGTCCGGCGCCCGCACGCTCGAGAACGACTGGGCGGCGACGTACGAGATCCCCGTGACCTTCGCGGCCCAGCTCAAGGTCACGCCCGACGCCGTCCTGTCGCGCCCCGAGATGAAGCGCATGGACCCCTCGGCGCAGTACGCCGTGGTGGCCTCGCGCGAGGCGTGGGCCGACGCGGGCAGCCCCGAGGTGGAGCCGGAGCGGCTCGGCACCGTCGTCTCGTCGGGCATCGGCGGCATCTGGACCACGCTGGACGCCTGGGACACCCTCCAGGCGAAGGGCGCCCGCCGCATCCTGCCGATGACGGTGCCGATGCTCATGCCCAACTCCCCCGCCGCGTACGTCGAGCTCGAGCTCGGCGCGCGCGCCGGGGCCCATGCCCTCGTCTCGGCGTGCGCGTCGGGCGCCGAGGCCATCGGCTACGGCGTCGAGATGATCCGCTCGGGCCGGGCCGACGTCGTCGTCGCCGGCGGCACCGAGGCGGCCATCCACCCGATGCCGCTCGCTGCCTTCGCCGCGTCACGCACGCTCTCCACGCGCAACGACGACCCCGCGGGCGCGTCGCGGCCCTACGACACCCAGCGCGACGGCTTCGTGCTCGGCGAGGGCGCCGGCATCGTCGTGCTCGAGAGCGCGGAGCACGCGGCGGCGCGGGGCGCGCGCGTCTACGCCCGCATCGGCGGCGTCGGCCTGAGCTCGGACGGCTACCACATCACGTCCCCCGAGCCCGAGGGGCGGGGTCAGGTCGCGGCGATGCGCGCGGCGCTCACCGACGCCGGGATCACTGCGTCCGACGTCGTCCACGTCAACGCGCACGCGACGTCGACGGTCGTCGGCGACCTCATCGAGGCGCGCGGTGTCCGCGCGGTGCTGGGTGCGGACGCCGACCGGGTCGCGCTCTCCGCGACCAAGTCGATGACCGGCCACCTGCTCGGCGGAGCCGGGGCGCTCGAGACGATCTTCACGGTGCTCGCGCTGCGCGACCGTCTGGCGCCGCCCACGATCAACGTCGACCAGCCCGACCCGGACCTCGTCCTGGACCTGGTGCGCGACACGCCCCGGGCGCTGCCCGACGGTCAGATCGCCGCGGTCAACAACAGCTTCGGCTTCGGCGGCCACAACGTGGCGCTGGTCGTCACCACCGCCTGA
- a CDS encoding CdaR family transcriptional regulator gives MVSTAPRDQAHTLRRLHDGSGLLAAAALRKLDENLAWYRALPAEDRSWVGLVAQAGISSFITWFSDPSTPPQGASEIFSAAPPELTRSVSLQHTLQLVRLVVEVVEEHSDRLAAPGAERDLREAVLRYSREVAFSAAEVYARAAEVRGAWDARLEALVVDALIRGDADDALRSRVAALGWTGHGSTLVLVGTSLHPLDDVRAAELRRSTRRAADDALVGIQGDRLVVVLGGEGDLRAAATSLLPRFGPGPVVIGPAVPSLAEAGRSASAALAGLAAAPAWPTAPRPVLADDLLPERVLVGDLVARRTLVELAYRPLRGAGGSLLETLAAHVEHGRSLEAAARVLYVHPNTVRYRLRKVAEVTGWDPLDAREAYVLQTALALGRLSPAETTL, from the coding sequence ATGGTCTCCACCGCGCCGCGTGACCAGGCGCACACCCTGCGGCGCCTGCACGACGGCAGCGGTCTGCTCGCCGCCGCCGCCCTGCGCAAGCTCGACGAGAACCTCGCCTGGTACCGCGCGCTGCCCGCCGAGGACCGGTCGTGGGTCGGCCTCGTCGCCCAGGCCGGCATCTCGAGCTTCATCACGTGGTTCTCCGACCCGAGCACCCCGCCGCAGGGGGCGAGCGAGATCTTCTCGGCCGCGCCGCCGGAGCTCACCCGGTCGGTGTCCCTGCAGCACACGCTCCAGCTGGTCCGCCTGGTGGTGGAGGTGGTCGAGGAGCACAGCGACCGCCTGGCCGCGCCGGGCGCCGAGCGCGACCTGCGCGAGGCCGTGCTCCGGTACTCGCGGGAGGTCGCCTTCTCCGCCGCCGAGGTCTACGCCCGTGCCGCGGAGGTGCGGGGCGCGTGGGACGCACGGCTCGAGGCGCTCGTCGTCGACGCGCTCATCCGCGGCGACGCCGACGACGCGCTGCGCTCCCGGGTCGCCGCGCTCGGCTGGACGGGCCACGGCAGCACGCTGGTTCTCGTCGGCACGAGCCTGCACCCCCTGGACGACGTGCGCGCCGCCGAGCTGCGCCGCTCGACGCGCCGCGCGGCCGACGACGCGCTCGTCGGGATCCAGGGCGACCGCCTCGTCGTCGTGCTCGGCGGGGAGGGCGACCTGCGGGCCGCCGCGACGTCCCTGCTGCCGCGGTTCGGCCCGGGGCCCGTGGTGATCGGACCGGCGGTGCCGAGCCTCGCCGAGGCGGGCCGGTCGGCGTCGGCCGCCCTCGCGGGCCTCGCGGCCGCACCGGCCTGGCCGACGGCGCCCCGCCCGGTGCTGGCCGACGACCTGCTGCCGGAGCGCGTGCTGGTGGGCGACCTCGTGGCACGCCGGACGCTGGTCGAGCTCGCCTACCGCCCCCTGCGCGGGGCCGGCGGCTCGCTCCTGGAGACCCTCGCCGCGCACGTCGAGCACGGCCGCTCCCTGGAGGCGGCCGCGCGGGTCCTGTACGTGCACCCGAACACGGTCCGGTACCGGCTGCGCAAGGTCGCCGAGGTCACCGGCTGGGACCCGCTGGACGCCCGCGAGGCCTACGTCCTGCAGACGGCCCTGGCGCTGGGGCGCCTGTCCCCCGCCGAGACCACCTTGTAG